The sequence TGGAGTCTTGTAAGGTGAATGAAAATCATGAAGTTCCATTAGAAGTTTCAAAAGTTTTTTGTAATCTCCCTAGAAAAGCTAGGCCTCCACTTTATTCTGAACACAGTAGTTTGAGTGACAGAAATGAAACTTCTCAACATATATCAAAAACTTATGAAACTAGAGAAGCATACAATATCTCAAGAAGGAATAAAACAAGAGTTCCTTTTTATTCTGGGGAAAATATTACaagtaaaagcagtgaaaatttacATGATCTTCCTGAATTCGGGGATAATCATAAAAATTGTCGAAATTTTCCAAGAAAAAGTAAACCCAGACTGCCTGGTACTTCTGATGATGAAAGTACTTTTGATACACCATTAGTATTGAGGCCAAGAAGTGATAGAATTTTAAAAGACAGGAAACATGCAAAGtgcaaaaataagaataataacagaAAGAATAAGAAAGTAGCAGCTTCCATTTCCAATGAAGActgtatatatgatattaaaATTGAGAACTGTGAGGAAGATGAGATACCTGAAGTAAATTTTAATATTGAAGACTCTGGTACAAGTCTTCCTACAGATCAAGAGCAACAGATGTTTGGAGGATTCAGTCATTTTGCCCCAATCCCAGAGGCTACATCTGCAGGTCTGCCAAGCCAGGATATCCTTGGTACTGTGAGTACACAAATGATTGCCTCATGTGTTGAAGCAGCTATGAATCCCATATTGGCTAAGTTAGAATTATTTCAAGGAAGAGTGGAAGGCAGAATAGAGCAGCTAGAAGGAAGAGTAAATTCACACCTTGAAAATTTAGAGAGAAGAGTTAACTCATGTTCAGAGAAATTAGAACATATGATAAACAATCAGCATCCAAAACCATCAAATGTATTTCCAGGTAGCTGGTTGAATAGGTGTGACCAGATTTCAGATAACTCAACTGTAACACCTTCAAATGGTTTGGGAGCTCCAGTGCACCATATGGAAGTCAGTATCACACCTTttgttattagtgaaagagaatatgaAATGATGGAAAGAGAAGATGTTCCATGAAAGGGGTATTGGTAAAAATGAATCTTAGAATTTGTAAATCATCATTATATG is a genomic window of Panulirus ornatus isolate Po-2019 chromosome 72, ASM3632096v1, whole genome shotgun sequence containing:
- the LOC139748124 gene encoding uncharacterized protein isoform X1 — translated: MKGGQDSEDTGIVNYKVIEKHVSDPCLTVRITMTKENSSLTFTEDQKIVTEVTHTDEKYDGQIAKCTVIPGFWRPTRRKKRNFLTRKHKKTRRQECMVPGCFTRAYSCRFVEFPDDVEKRTDWANRSKLNEKFPGVDPKEPLPSRIGLCMGHFRTEDFHIVPRGNGKVCTLKEGVNPSLFPWVKLPSNVSSGMDIFDNTKFSREMRLLTLMKNELYHMMNPPVKSFDTNPVESCKVNENHEVPLEVSKVFCNLPRKARPPLYSEHSSLSDRNETSQHISKTYETREAYNISRRNKTRVPFYSGENITSKSSENLHDLPEFGDNHKNCRNFPRKSKPRLPGTSDDESTFDTPLVLRPRSDRILKDRKHAKCKNKNNNRKNKKVAASISNEDCIYDIKIENCEEDEIPEVNFNIEDSGTSLPTDQEQQMFGGFSHFAPIPEATSAGLPSQDILGTVSTQMIASCVEAAMNPILAKLELFQGRVEGRIEQLEGRVNSHLENLERRVNSCSEKLEHMINNQHPKPSNVFPGSWLNRCDQISDNSTVTPSNGLGAPVHHMEPRTIFEPAWSWSPPVYHLCGHSSLRNFQLKIYESIVAFGTTEMHLTRRKS